In Amycolatopsis coloradensis, one genomic interval encodes:
- a CDS encoding LysR family transcriptional regulator: protein MELQQMRYVVAVAETNSFTRAAQRCLVVQSALSHQIARLERELGARLFERTSRRVRLTAAGEAFLPAARQCLEAAERAGSEVAAAVGEIRGRLTVGVIPTVAAVDVPAALQTFRGRYPHVRIGLRVGASGQLVEQIKDGAIEVAFLGLPVTDRPDGVATCELGRDDLIAVVAPGHPLAVESEVDLKRLSSEVFVDFPSGSAGRAQTDQAFAAAGVTREVAFEVTAADFMARLIHQGLGVALLPSKFVPNLTDVVTVPVRDAPARIEHLVWNRFTVTPAAKAFLEILGVVSETRPSAGL from the coding sequence ATGGAGCTTCAGCAGATGCGATACGTCGTGGCCGTGGCGGAAACGAACAGCTTCACGCGTGCCGCGCAACGGTGTCTCGTCGTGCAGTCGGCGTTGAGCCACCAGATCGCGCGGCTGGAACGAGAACTCGGCGCGCGGCTGTTCGAGCGCACGAGCCGACGGGTGCGGCTCACCGCCGCCGGCGAGGCGTTCCTGCCCGCCGCCAGGCAATGCCTCGAGGCCGCGGAGCGGGCCGGATCAGAGGTCGCGGCGGCCGTCGGCGAGATCCGCGGGCGGCTCACCGTCGGTGTGATCCCGACCGTCGCGGCGGTCGACGTCCCGGCCGCCCTGCAGACCTTCCGCGGCCGGTATCCGCACGTCCGGATCGGGCTGCGGGTCGGGGCGAGCGGGCAACTGGTGGAGCAGATCAAGGACGGTGCGATCGAGGTCGCGTTCCTCGGTCTCCCGGTGACCGACCGGCCGGACGGCGTGGCCACCTGCGAGCTGGGCCGGGACGATCTGATCGCCGTGGTGGCTCCCGGGCATCCTCTCGCCGTCGAGTCCGAAGTGGACTTGAAGCGGCTTTCTTCGGAGGTGTTCGTCGACTTCCCGTCCGGATCCGCGGGGCGTGCCCAGACGGATCAGGCCTTCGCCGCGGCGGGAGTGACCCGGGAAGTCGCCTTCGAGGTGACGGCCGCCGATTTCATGGCGCGGCTGATCCATCAGGGATTGGGGGTGGCGCTGCTGCCGTCGAAATTCGTGCCGAACCTGACCGACGTGGTCACCGTGCCGGTGCGGGACGCGCCCGCGCGGATCGAACACCTCGTCTGGAACCGCTTCACGGTCACTCCGGCGGCGAAGGCCTTCCTGGAGATTCTGGGCGTCGTGAGCGAAACTCGCCCTTCGGCCGGTCTGTGA
- a CDS encoding EamA family transporter: protein MKTLTTTPLAAGLAGTALTAFAPMVWGTTYVVTTELLPPGHPLFAGLMRALPAGLIALAITRTLPRGTWLLKAAALGVLNIGMFFPLLFVAAERLPGGVAATLGAAQPLLVAILAVAVLRQSPSAWRFAWGIVGIVGVGLVVIGPAAGFDLIGVLAGLGGAGTMALGVTLTKRWGRPADVGPTAFASWQLTAGGLFLVPVTFLFEGAPPAIDLNAALGYLWLGLIGGLLAYVLWFRGITSLPVTSVAVLGLLSPMVAAVLGAALLGQSLGPIQLAGFALALASIVAGQITPKSKQEGVVR, encoded by the coding sequence GTGAAAACGCTGACGACCACACCGCTCGCCGCAGGTCTCGCCGGAACCGCGCTGACCGCCTTCGCCCCCATGGTCTGGGGGACGACCTACGTGGTCACCACCGAACTACTTCCGCCCGGACATCCGCTCTTCGCAGGGCTCATGCGCGCCTTGCCCGCCGGACTGATCGCGCTCGCCATCACCCGCACGCTCCCGCGCGGCACCTGGTTGCTGAAGGCCGCCGCGCTCGGCGTCCTCAACATCGGGATGTTCTTCCCCCTGCTGTTCGTGGCCGCCGAACGGTTGCCCGGCGGAGTCGCGGCCACGCTCGGCGCCGCCCAGCCGCTGCTCGTCGCGATCCTCGCCGTGGCCGTGTTGCGCCAGAGCCCCTCCGCGTGGCGGTTCGCCTGGGGGATCGTCGGTATCGTGGGTGTCGGCCTGGTGGTGATCGGACCCGCGGCGGGCTTCGACCTGATCGGGGTGCTCGCCGGACTCGGTGGCGCGGGCACCATGGCGCTCGGCGTCACGCTCACCAAACGATGGGGACGCCCTGCCGACGTCGGGCCGACCGCGTTCGCCTCGTGGCAGCTCACCGCGGGCGGGTTGTTCCTGGTGCCGGTGACCTTCCTCTTCGAAGGCGCACCGCCCGCCATCGACCTGAACGCGGCCCTCGGCTACCTCTGGCTCGGGCTGATCGGCGGCCTGCTCGCCTACGTCCTGTGGTTCCGCGGCATCACATCCCTGCCGGTCACCTCGGTCGCGGTCCTCGGCCTGCTCTCGCCGATGGTCGCCGCGGTCCTCGGCGCCGCGCTGCTCGGTCAGTCGCTCGGGCCGATCCAGCTCGCCGGTTTCGCGCTCGCCCTGGCCTCGATCGTGGCAGGCCAGATCACCCCGAAGAGCAAGCAGGAAGGCGTCGTCCGATGA
- a CDS encoding TetR/AcrR family transcriptional regulator codes for MTRLTRAEQQRRTHEHLLEAGRQVFLRRGFLAATVEEIAADAGYTRGAVYKHFGGKEGLWLAIIEATAEGHLSELKKSLAVATDRDDVIAALAPVDVVDKDAARWSAAAAEVLAATAQQPETAALVAAVQRRHDDEVVSLLVEHARRLHLEPAMPLHEAVVMLGALGIGLALRQAVAPSADPAAILAHVLDSVFPPEAT; via the coding sequence ATGACCAGGCTGACACGGGCCGAGCAGCAGCGGCGCACCCACGAACACCTGCTGGAGGCCGGACGCCAGGTCTTCTTGCGGCGCGGCTTCCTGGCGGCGACGGTCGAGGAGATCGCGGCCGACGCCGGGTACACCCGCGGCGCCGTCTACAAGCACTTCGGCGGCAAAGAAGGGCTGTGGCTGGCGATCATCGAAGCCACCGCGGAAGGACACCTCTCGGAGCTGAAGAAATCTCTCGCCGTGGCCACCGACAGGGACGACGTCATCGCGGCCTTGGCCCCCGTCGACGTGGTGGACAAGGATGCCGCCCGATGGAGCGCGGCGGCCGCCGAAGTGCTTGCCGCGACGGCACAACAGCCCGAAACCGCCGCTCTCGTCGCCGCCGTCCAGCGGCGTCACGACGACGAGGTCGTCTCCCTGCTCGTCGAGCATGCGCGGCGGCTCCACCTCGAACCCGCCATGCCGCTCCACGAGGCCGTGGTGATGCTGGGAGCTCTGGGTATCGGGCTCGCCCTGCGGCAGGCGGTCGCACCGTCCGCCGACCCCGCCGCCATCCTCGCTCACGTGCTGGACTCGGTGTTCCCGCCCGAGGCGACGTGA
- the rraA gene encoding ribonuclease E activity regulator RraA produces MIDSFTTADLVDEHGDRLRVCDTQFRQFGGHRKFSGPIRTVSCHEDNGLVKKLLATPGDGAVLVVDGGGSLHSALTGDMIAKSAVDNGWAGIVVNGAVRDSAELAGLPLGVKALGTNPRKSSKAGAGAVDVPVGFGGVTFTPGDTLYADDDGVVILPAAGS; encoded by the coding sequence GTGATCGATTCCTTCACCACCGCCGACCTCGTGGACGAACACGGCGACCGGCTGCGCGTCTGCGACACCCAGTTCCGCCAGTTCGGCGGGCACCGGAAGTTCTCGGGCCCGATCCGCACCGTCTCCTGTCACGAGGACAACGGCCTGGTCAAGAAGCTCCTGGCCACCCCCGGTGACGGCGCCGTCCTGGTGGTCGACGGTGGCGGCTCGCTGCACAGCGCGCTCACCGGCGACATGATCGCGAAGTCCGCCGTCGACAACGGCTGGGCGGGCATCGTCGTCAACGGCGCGGTACGGGACAGCGCCGAGCTCGCCGGGCTCCCGCTCGGGGTGAAGGCGCTCGGCACCAACCCGCGCAAGAGTTCCAAGGCGGGCGCCGGCGCTGTCGACGTCCCGGTCGGTTTCGGGGGAGTGACGTTCACCCCTGGAGACACGCTCTACGCCGATGACGACGGCGTCGTGATCCTTCCCGCGGCCGGATCCTGA
- a CDS encoding NADP-dependent oxidoreductase, translating into MKKVVFTEFGGPEVLQLVDAEDPHAGPGQVRIAVRAAGVNPVDWRIREGQVLGAHPTVLPSGVGLDAAGVVDEIGEGVTGVDVGDFVFGAGASTYAEFAVLTAWAVMPEGLTFEEAAGYPSVVETALRLIGEAGVRPGENLLVSGASGGVGSAVLQFARERGIGVIGTAGAANQDYLRGLGALATTYGEGWVERVRRLGRVDAALDLAGSGVIPDLVELTGDPGKVISIADLGAPEFGARFSGVAGSVPDALAEAVDLISRGKLHIPVEKAYSLADAAAAHADSHAGHTRGRRVIVV; encoded by the coding sequence ATGAAGAAAGTGGTCTTCACCGAGTTCGGTGGTCCGGAAGTCCTGCAGCTCGTCGACGCCGAGGATCCGCACGCCGGCCCAGGCCAGGTACGCATCGCGGTGCGAGCTGCCGGGGTGAACCCCGTCGACTGGAGAATCCGTGAAGGCCAGGTCCTGGGCGCGCATCCGACCGTGTTGCCGTCCGGCGTGGGCCTGGACGCCGCCGGGGTCGTGGACGAGATCGGCGAAGGCGTCACCGGAGTCGACGTCGGCGATTTCGTGTTCGGCGCGGGTGCGAGTACCTATGCCGAGTTCGCCGTGCTGACGGCGTGGGCCGTGATGCCCGAAGGTCTGACGTTCGAGGAGGCGGCCGGATACCCCTCCGTGGTCGAGACCGCGCTGCGGCTGATCGGCGAAGCCGGAGTGCGCCCCGGCGAGAATCTGCTGGTCAGCGGCGCGTCCGGCGGGGTCGGGTCGGCGGTGCTGCAGTTCGCGCGGGAACGCGGCATCGGGGTGATCGGCACGGCGGGTGCCGCGAATCAGGACTACCTGCGCGGCCTGGGCGCGCTCGCCACGACCTACGGTGAGGGCTGGGTGGAGCGGGTGCGGCGGCTCGGCCGCGTCGACGCCGCTCTCGACCTGGCCGGATCCGGCGTGATCCCTGACCTGGTCGAGCTCACCGGGGACCCGGGGAAGGTCATCTCCATCGCCGACCTCGGCGCGCCCGAGTTCGGTGCCCGCTTCTCCGGCGTGGCCGGGAGCGTGCCGGACGCACTGGCCGAGGCCGTCGATCTCATCTCACGAGGGAAGCTGCACATACCGGTCGAGAAGGCCTATTCGCTCGCCGACGCCGCGGCGGCGCATGCCGACAGCCACGCCGGCCATACCCGCGGCCGCCGGGTCATCGTCGTCTGA
- a CDS encoding helix-turn-helix domain-containing protein, with protein sequence MTVPTGRRERKKAATRQKIADTALRLFLERGYDAVGIREVAAEADVAVTTLFSHFASKEALVFGQDAEFEQGLARAVTERAPHEPLIPTLRQEVHAMVRHCAADGAAPIWRMIDESPALREYEDSMRLRHAESLAAAIAADVESSRSAIACRTIARFVIDAYSLGREAADPAAAVDEIFRMIEAAWEASGNGISQAKGSPC encoded by the coding sequence ATGACCGTGCCGACCGGACGGCGTGAGCGGAAGAAGGCCGCCACCCGTCAGAAGATCGCCGACACCGCACTGCGGCTTTTCCTGGAACGTGGGTATGACGCGGTGGGCATCCGCGAGGTGGCGGCGGAGGCCGACGTCGCCGTCACGACGCTCTTCTCCCACTTCGCCTCGAAAGAGGCCTTGGTGTTCGGGCAGGACGCGGAGTTCGAGCAGGGCCTCGCGCGGGCGGTCACCGAAAGGGCACCACACGAGCCGCTCATTCCCACGCTGCGCCAGGAGGTCCATGCGATGGTGCGCCATTGCGCGGCGGACGGCGCGGCTCCGATTTGGCGCATGATCGACGAGTCTCCCGCGTTGCGGGAGTACGAGGACTCGATGCGGCTCCGGCACGCGGAGTCCCTGGCGGCGGCCATCGCGGCGGATGTGGAGTCGTCACGGTCCGCGATCGCCTGCCGGACGATCGCGAGATTCGTGATCGACGCCTACTCGCTCGGCCGGGAGGCGGCCGATCCGGCGGCCGCGGTGGACGAGATCTTCCGGATGATCGAAGCGGCCTGGGAAGCCAGCGGTAACGGGATATCACAAGCGAAGGGATCGCCGTGCTGA
- a CDS encoding MBL fold metallo-hydrolase: MLTQVAEGVLVHQSALLENNTVVVEGRDGVLLVDPGITGDEMACLARDLSDSGRPVVAGFATHPDWDHVLWHAELGDGPRYGTARCAEYLRDLRSNADWKTGLAEGLPPEIDGQVPLDLFGLITGLPAGTTRISWDGPRIRIVEHPAHAPGHAALLIEDRGVLIAGDMLSDVLVPMFDDDGDPIEDYLAGLRVIEDAAGDVDVVVPGHGAFGGAGEVRARIDLDRAYVHALRDGRTPDDPRIGPSAKPGWEWVSDLHAGQARSLARRQPS; encoded by the coding sequence GTGCTGACACAGGTCGCGGAGGGTGTGCTGGTCCACCAGAGCGCGTTGCTCGAGAACAACACGGTCGTCGTGGAGGGCAGGGACGGCGTGCTGCTCGTGGACCCCGGGATCACGGGCGACGAAATGGCCTGCCTCGCGCGCGATCTCTCCGATTCGGGCCGCCCGGTCGTGGCGGGTTTCGCGACCCATCCCGATTGGGATCACGTGCTCTGGCACGCCGAGCTGGGTGACGGACCCCGCTACGGCACCGCCCGTTGCGCGGAGTACCTGCGCGATCTGCGGTCGAACGCGGACTGGAAGACCGGCCTCGCCGAGGGGCTGCCGCCGGAAATCGACGGGCAGGTGCCGCTCGACCTGTTCGGCCTCATCACCGGCCTGCCCGCCGGAACCACCCGGATTTCTTGGGACGGCCCGCGAATCCGGATCGTCGAGCATCCGGCCCACGCTCCCGGTCATGCGGCGCTGCTGATCGAGGACCGCGGGGTGCTCATCGCCGGCGACATGCTTTCCGACGTCCTGGTCCCGATGTTCGACGACGACGGGGATCCGATCGAGGACTACCTGGCCGGGCTCCGGGTGATCGAAGACGCGGCGGGCGACGTCGACGTCGTCGTACCCGGCCACGGAGCCTTCGGCGGAGCCGGTGAAGTGCGGGCACGGATCGACCTGGATCGCGCGTACGTGCACGCCTTGCGCGACGGCCGGACTCCGGACGACCCGCGAATCGGCCCGTCGGCGAAACCCGGCTGGGAATGGGTGAGCGATCTGCACGCCGGGCAAGCCCGAAGCCTCGCCCGGCGACAACCGTCCTGA
- a CDS encoding LppU/SCO3897 family protein, producing MTYPQQQPPIWQQYPVATPKKTPKTGLIVGIAAAAVVVTGGAIAVTVAITTDGGASGASVPEVDPDPFSAQAGDCISADEDAGSNGAFSASAVRVHCSDSSANYSVIAQLASGSGSDCNSVPGYEYGNPVVYDFKSGQSRELCVMPRG from the coding sequence GTGACCTACCCTCAGCAGCAGCCGCCCATCTGGCAGCAGTACCCCGTCGCGACACCGAAGAAGACCCCGAAGACGGGGCTGATCGTGGGGATCGCCGCCGCGGCGGTCGTCGTCACCGGCGGGGCGATCGCGGTGACCGTGGCCATCACCACGGACGGCGGCGCTTCCGGGGCCAGCGTTCCCGAGGTCGACCCCGACCCGTTCTCGGCGCAGGCCGGGGATTGCATCTCGGCCGACGAAGACGCCGGCAGCAACGGCGCGTTCAGCGCCAGCGCCGTCCGGGTCCACTGCTCGGACAGCTCCGCCAACTATTCGGTGATCGCCCAGCTCGCGTCCGGGTCCGGCTCGGACTGCAACTCCGTGCCCGGCTACGAGTACGGCAACCCCGTCGTCTACGACTTCAAGTCGGGGCAGTCCAGGGAACTCTGCGTCATGCCGAGGGGATGA
- a CDS encoding class I SAM-dependent methyltransferase, with amino-acid sequence MTRPARWNRYWDGKSQNYDREMQFLDRKLFGDSRAWACGQATGEVLEVAVGTGLNLPLYPEDVTLTGIDLSDGMLTIARGRAERLGHPVTLRRADAHDLPFDADSFDTVVCTLGLCAIPDDGKALREMARVLRPGGRLILLDHIASSSRAVRGLQWIAEKITVPMAGEHFLRRPLDKIDGLGLAVEHRERFKLGLVERLVARK; translated from the coding sequence ATGACGCGACCCGCCCGATGGAACCGTTACTGGGACGGCAAATCCCAGAACTACGACCGGGAGATGCAGTTCCTGGACCGGAAACTCTTCGGCGATTCCCGTGCGTGGGCCTGCGGCCAGGCCACCGGCGAAGTCCTCGAAGTCGCCGTCGGGACCGGCTTGAACCTGCCGCTCTATCCCGAAGACGTCACGCTCACCGGCATCGATCTCAGCGACGGCATGCTCACCATCGCCCGCGGCCGCGCCGAACGCCTCGGCCATCCGGTGACGCTGCGGCGGGCCGATGCCCATGACCTCCCCTTCGACGCCGATTCGTTCGACACCGTGGTCTGCACGCTCGGACTCTGCGCCATCCCCGACGACGGCAAGGCGTTGCGGGAAATGGCCAGGGTTCTCCGGCCAGGGGGCAGGCTCATCCTGCTCGACCACATCGCGAGTTCGTCGCGCGCCGTCCGCGGTCTGCAATGGATCGCCGAAAAGATCACCGTGCCGATGGCGGGCGAGCACTTCCTCCGCCGCCCGCTCGACAAGATCGACGGTCTCGGCTTGGCCGTGGAGCACCGGGAGCGGTTCAAACTCGGGCTGGTGGAACGGCTCGTCGCCCGCAAGTGA
- a CDS encoding cation transporter, whose translation MSVESGSCADGCCAAKSTVAPDRRAVLSRRIRLLVAATITYNVVEAVVAIAAGTIASSTALIGFGLDSVIEVASAAAVAWQFSGKDPEARERAALKVIAVSFFALAAYVTVESVRALFGADPAEHSPVGIALAAVSLLVMPFLSYAQRRAGRELGSASAVADSKQTLLCTYLSGVLLVGLLLNSLFGWYWADPLVALVIAAVAIKEGHEAWRGEHCC comes from the coding sequence ATGAGCGTGGAGAGCGGTTCCTGTGCGGATGGCTGCTGTGCCGCGAAGTCCACAGTGGCCCCGGATCGCCGTGCCGTGCTTTCCCGGCGGATCCGGCTCTTGGTCGCCGCGACGATCACGTACAACGTCGTCGAAGCGGTCGTCGCCATCGCGGCGGGCACCATCGCCTCGTCGACGGCCCTGATCGGTTTCGGCCTGGACTCGGTCATCGAGGTCGCCTCGGCCGCGGCGGTCGCCTGGCAGTTCTCCGGAAAGGACCCCGAAGCCCGCGAACGCGCGGCGCTCAAGGTCATCGCGGTGTCCTTCTTCGCGCTGGCCGCGTACGTCACCGTCGAATCGGTACGCGCCCTGTTCGGCGCCGACCCCGCCGAACACTCCCCTGTCGGCATCGCGCTGGCGGCGGTCTCGTTGCTCGTGATGCCGTTCCTGTCCTACGCCCAGCGCCGCGCCGGGCGCGAACTCGGCTCCGCCAGCGCCGTCGCCGACTCGAAGCAAACCTTGCTCTGCACCTATCTTTCCGGTGTGCTGCTCGTCGGGCTGCTGCTCAACAGCCTCTTCGGCTGGTACTGGGCCGACCCGCTGGTCGCGCTCGTCATAGCCGCCGTCGCGATCAAGGAAGGCCACGAGGCCTGGCGCGGTGAACACTGCTGCTGA
- the cmtR gene encoding Cd(II)/Pb(II)-sensing metalloregulatory transcriptional regulator CmtR — MLTCETQGAALARLGRALADPNRCRILVALLDGVNYPGLLAGQLGLSRSNVSNHLACLRGCGLVVATYEGRQVRYSLADEHLARALRELVQVVLAVDTAEPCMDEALQ, encoded by the coding sequence GTGCTGACATGTGAGACCCAGGGGGCCGCCCTCGCCCGGCTCGGTCGCGCCCTCGCCGACCCGAACCGGTGCCGGATCCTGGTCGCCCTGCTCGATGGCGTGAACTATCCCGGGCTGCTGGCCGGGCAACTCGGGTTGAGCCGCTCGAACGTGTCGAACCATCTCGCCTGCCTGCGTGGTTGCGGGCTGGTCGTGGCCACCTATGAGGGCAGGCAGGTCCGCTACTCGCTGGCGGACGAGCATCTCGCCCGCGCCCTGCGGGAACTTGTCCAGGTCGTGCTGGCCGTCGACACCGCCGAGCCCTGCATGGACGAGGCGCTCCAATGA
- a CDS encoding family 2B encapsulin nanocompartment shell protein — protein sequence MTVTESDTSAEGVQGPENPQLSLGRAAARNLATTTKSVPQMQGISSRWLLKSLEWVQVNGGAYRVNRRLNYAVGDGRVTFSKAGAEVSVIAAELGELKPLKGYDDEEVLAELARRFEQQEVAAGDVLVEFGHRADRVYLIAHGKITKTGPGPYGDETALGVVKDGDYFGAQALVDGDGIWEFTAKAATACTVLTLTRQDFERILEQSESLQAQIEQASQDSGRANDFGEAEIDISSGHDGEPLLPGTFVDYEISPREYELSVAQTVLRVHSRVSDLYNQPMDQTEQQLRLTIEALRERQEHEMINNTDFGLLHNADFTQRIATRTGPPTPDDFDDLLALVWKEPGFFLAHPRTIAAFSRECSKRGIYPTGTDLGGHKVPSWRGVPILPCNKIPVSQTNTSSVLLMRTGEKNQGVVGLRQIGLPDEYEPGLNVRFMGISEQAIISYLVSTYYSAAVLVPDALAVLEAAELGREG from the coding sequence GTGACCGTGACCGAATCGGACACTTCCGCCGAAGGTGTCCAGGGGCCGGAAAATCCGCAGCTGAGTTTGGGCAGGGCCGCCGCGCGCAACCTGGCGACGACCACCAAATCCGTTCCGCAGATGCAGGGAATTTCGTCCCGGTGGCTGCTGAAGTCGCTCGAATGGGTTCAGGTGAACGGTGGTGCCTACCGGGTCAACCGGAGGCTCAATTACGCGGTCGGCGACGGGCGGGTGACCTTCTCGAAGGCGGGCGCCGAGGTGAGTGTGATCGCGGCGGAACTGGGAGAGCTGAAGCCGCTCAAGGGATATGACGACGAGGAAGTACTCGCCGAACTCGCCCGCCGATTCGAACAGCAGGAAGTGGCGGCCGGCGACGTGCTCGTCGAATTCGGCCACCGGGCCGACCGGGTCTACCTCATCGCACACGGCAAGATCACGAAGACCGGCCCTGGTCCTTACGGTGACGAGACCGCGCTGGGTGTGGTCAAGGACGGCGACTACTTCGGTGCGCAAGCCCTCGTGGACGGTGACGGCATCTGGGAGTTCACCGCCAAGGCGGCTACCGCCTGCACCGTGCTCACCCTGACCCGCCAGGACTTCGAGCGCATACTGGAACAGTCCGAATCGCTGCAGGCGCAGATCGAGCAGGCGTCGCAGGACTCCGGGCGCGCCAACGACTTCGGCGAGGCCGAGATCGACATTTCTTCCGGGCACGACGGCGAGCCGCTGCTGCCGGGTACGTTCGTCGACTACGAGATCTCGCCGCGCGAATACGAACTGAGCGTCGCCCAGACGGTGCTCCGGGTCCACAGCCGGGTGTCCGATCTCTACAACCAGCCGATGGACCAGACCGAGCAGCAGTTGCGCCTGACCATCGAGGCGCTGCGTGAGCGGCAAGAGCACGAAATGATCAACAACACGGACTTCGGCCTGCTCCACAACGCCGACTTCACCCAGCGCATCGCGACACGCACCGGCCCGCCCACTCCTGACGACTTCGACGACCTGCTCGCACTGGTATGGAAGGAGCCCGGCTTCTTCCTCGCGCATCCGCGCACGATCGCCGCGTTCAGCCGCGAGTGCAGCAAACGCGGGATCTACCCGACCGGCACCGACCTCGGCGGGCACAAGGTGCCGTCCTGGCGCGGCGTGCCGATCCTGCCCTGCAACAAGATCCCGGTGAGCCAGACCAACACCAGCTCCGTGCTGCTGATGCGCACCGGCGAGAAGAACCAGGGCGTCGTCGGACTGCGTCAGATCGGCCTGCCGGACGAGTACGAGCCCGGCCTGAACGTCCGGTTCATGGGGATCTCGGAGCAGGCGATCATCTCCTACCTGGTCAGCACCTACTACTCCGCGGCCGTACTCGTTCCGGACGCGCTCGCCGTCCTCGAAGCCGCCGAACTCGGCCGCGAAGGATGA
- a CDS encoding family 2B encapsulin nanocompartment shell protein, which translates to MTSTTPEADRRLSLGPAAARNLATTTKTRPQMQSITPRWLLKMLPWVEASGGTFRVNRRLTYAIGDGRVSFTNVGTEVRVVPQELAELALLRGFDDEDTLTALADRFVQHEYQPGETIVGHGSPLDEVVLVAHGKIAKVVPGEYGAEATVGSMADGDHFGEEMLAGIDRNWPFTAKAVTPVIVLTLRAEDFADLNGRSAAMRRHVQNMLARKGKPQNAKGEAEIGMSSGHDGEPLLPGTFADYEISPREYDLAVAQTALRVHTRVTDLYNGPMDQFDEQLRLTVAALRERQEYDLINNREFGLLHNADLKSRFQTRSGPPTPDDMDELVSRRRKTKFFLAHPKAIAAFGRECTRRGLYPEGTTVDGKVVAAWRGVPLLPCDKIPITDSGTSSILAMRTGVEDNGVIGLHQTGLPDEYEPGLNVRFDGINEQAIASYLVSTYYSAAVLVPDALGVLENVEVAR; encoded by the coding sequence ATGACCTCCACGACGCCGGAGGCCGACCGGCGGCTCAGTCTCGGCCCCGCCGCCGCGCGCAACCTGGCCACGACCACCAAGACGCGGCCGCAGATGCAGAGCATCACCCCGCGCTGGCTGCTGAAGATGCTGCCCTGGGTCGAGGCGTCCGGCGGTACCTTCCGGGTCAACCGGCGGCTGACCTACGCGATCGGCGACGGGCGGGTGAGCTTCACCAACGTCGGCACCGAGGTTCGGGTCGTCCCGCAGGAACTCGCGGAACTGGCCCTGCTGCGGGGCTTCGACGACGAGGACACGCTCACCGCGCTCGCCGACCGGTTCGTGCAGCACGAGTACCAGCCCGGCGAGACCATCGTCGGCCACGGGTCTCCGCTCGACGAGGTCGTGCTGGTCGCGCACGGCAAGATCGCCAAGGTGGTGCCGGGCGAGTACGGCGCCGAAGCCACTGTCGGCAGTATGGCCGACGGCGACCACTTCGGTGAAGAAATGCTCGCCGGCATCGACCGGAACTGGCCGTTCACCGCCAAGGCCGTCACCCCGGTCATCGTGCTGACCCTGCGCGCCGAAGACTTCGCCGACCTCAACGGCCGATCGGCGGCGATGCGCCGCCACGTCCAGAACATGCTGGCGCGCAAGGGAAAGCCGCAGAACGCCAAGGGCGAGGCCGAGATCGGGATGTCATCAGGGCACGACGGCGAGCCACTGCTTCCCGGCACATTCGCCGACTACGAGATCTCGCCGCGCGAGTACGACCTCGCCGTCGCGCAGACTGCGCTGCGGGTGCACACCCGGGTCACCGATCTCTACAACGGGCCGATGGACCAGTTCGACGAGCAACTCCGGCTGACCGTGGCGGCACTGCGGGAGCGGCAGGAGTACGACCTGATCAACAACCGCGAGTTCGGGCTGCTGCACAACGCCGACCTCAAGTCGCGATTCCAGACCCGGTCGGGTCCGCCGACACCCGACGACATGGACGAACTCGTCAGCCGTCGCCGCAAGACGAAGTTCTTCCTCGCCCATCCGAAGGCGATCGCCGCGTTCGGCAGGGAATGCACGCGCCGCGGCCTGTATCCGGAGGGCACCACGGTCGACGGCAAGGTGGTCGCCGCGTGGCGCGGCGTGCCGCTCCTGCCCTGCGACAAGATCCCGATCACCGACAGCGGCACATCCTCGATCCTCGCCATGCGGACCGGTGTCGAGGACAACGGCGTGATCGGACTGCACCAGACCGGCCTGCCCGACGAGTACGAGCCGGGCCTGAACGTGCGCTTCGACGGCATCAACGAACAGGCGATCGCCAGCTATCTGGTCAGCACCTACTACTCGGCCGCCGTGCTCGTTCCGGACGCGCTCGGTGTCCTGGAGAACGTCGAGGTCGCGCGGTGA